In one window of Planctomycetia bacterium DNA:
- a CDS encoding class I SAM-dependent methyltransferase, which yields MSSTPFELPAGARFTSDAQHSPVSVDQLFTDFLNDVHQRLLGAHDHRDIVHRVLDELFLGLRTRRLSSSPHEWAECIQTSRRHALLKLVHQDPFTYRAFSKPRGYAGDAQMMDYIYGREERWSPPEAERLGQLIFDFTTGAPASEGVRARRGYVAEMIDRLADRCARPHVLAIASGHLREANLSSAIRRGKIGRLVALDADSKSLTEVDRAYGHLGAITVPAKFRSLLTNKLNLGQFHLVYSTGLFDYLEQPVAQRLVATMFQMLRPRGKLMVANFLPGVRDVGYMETYMDWQLVYRTRQDMIDLTAEIAESEIHDVRLCSEDQRNIIFLEVRKR from the coding sequence ATGTCATCCACTCCGTTCGAGCTCCCCGCCGGGGCTCGGTTCACTTCCGACGCGCAGCATTCGCCGGTCTCGGTCGATCAGTTGTTCACGGATTTCTTGAACGACGTGCATCAGCGCTTGCTTGGTGCGCACGATCATCGCGATATCGTCCATCGCGTGCTCGACGAGCTGTTCCTCGGCCTGCGCACGCGGCGGCTTAGCAGCTCGCCGCACGAATGGGCCGAGTGCATTCAAACCAGCCGACGGCACGCGCTGCTGAAACTGGTGCATCAGGACCCGTTCACATACCGCGCGTTCTCGAAGCCGCGCGGCTATGCGGGCGACGCCCAGATGATGGACTACATCTATGGCCGCGAGGAACGCTGGTCTCCGCCAGAAGCGGAGCGGCTGGGACAGTTGATTTTCGACTTCACGACCGGGGCGCCGGCTTCCGAAGGAGTCCGCGCGCGGCGGGGCTACGTGGCCGAGATGATCGATCGCCTGGCGGATCGCTGTGCCCGGCCGCACGTGCTGGCAATCGCGTCCGGACACTTGCGCGAAGCGAATCTCTCATCGGCCATCCGCCGTGGCAAGATCGGACGGCTCGTCGCCCTCGACGCCGACTCCAAGAGCCTGACGGAAGTCGATCGTGCCTACGGGCATCTGGGCGCGATTACCGTGCCGGCCAAGTTCCGCAGCCTGTTGACCAACAAGCTCAATTTGGGCCAATTCCATTTGGTCTACTCGACCGGGTTGTTCGACTACCTGGAGCAGCCCGTCGCCCAGCGCCTGGTGGCCACAATGTTTCAGATGTTGCGGCCGCGCGGCAAGCTGATGGTGGCCAATTTCCTGCCGGGCGTGCGCGACGTCGGTTACATGGAAACCTACATGGACTGGCAGCTTGTCTACCGCACGCGGCAGGACATGATCGACCTGACGGCGGAGATCGCCGAGTCCGAAATCCACGACGTGCGGCTCTGTTCCGAGGATCAACGGAACATCATTTTCCTGGAAGTGCGCAAGCGCTAA
- a CDS encoding bifunctional YncE family protein/alkaline phosphatase family protein, producing the protein MRRPRTFICLGCFIGGLLAWLIVALTLAVEPRAAADEVDDAVVGPPAADGSFVVASGQYVRPAGQSLAFGGRPVDLVLSPDGRTLYAKDNRGLLVLNTADWTLRQTLPFGEAGGSLHGIAVSQDGKHVYATDAARTLFEGAVGGDGLVTWTHSIDLPGPEQDPDKRDAAENNAFGCGIALSTDGATAYVCLSRNNTLGVVSLAEGRLIQEIPVGVAPFDVALSPDGATAYISNWGGRRAKTGERTAKSAGTDTLIDERGVASSGTLGKIDLEQGAMTAEVEVGLHPSDLELAHDGATLYVANANSDTVACVSTNDFKILETISTRPLAELPFGSMPNAIALSRDGRTLYAANGGNNAVAVIQLAAARGEASRLLGFIPTAWYPGGVVVDDTHLYVANIKGEGSRNEEEPNKGWNSHWHRGTITKCPLPSAETLKQYTEQVVADAQIPAVLRALEKSQSKVDAVPVPAKQGEPSVFEHVIYVIKENRTYDQVFGDFAHTNADPSLCIFGRDVSPNHHAIAEQFVILDNYYCNGVLSADGHSWATEGNVTDHLEKAFGGFARSYTFGDDPITYSSTGFIWDNALGHGLSFRNYGEFDTTETVPKQATFLEIYRDYQNKAGKIQFRHTIGIDRLRQYSHPEFQGWNMNISDVQRMDVFLEEFRKFEESGALPNLIIMTLPQDHGSGMSPGSPTPRAHMADNDLAVGRLVEAVSKSKFWPKTCIFINEDDPQNGFDHVDGHRSICLVVSPYTKRGEVVSKFYNQTSVIHTIERMLSLPPMNQMDALAPLMSDCFVAAPDLTPYAVLPNNIPLDELNPAMAQLGPQERHWAELSLKQDFTKVDRADEDSLNRIIWHAVKGVDAPYPADWAGPHGKGLASLGLSFDPNAEDEEEEEEERERAEREAEGVADED; encoded by the coding sequence ATGCGTCGCCCTCGCACTTTCATCTGTTTGGGCTGCTTCATCGGCGGATTGCTCGCCTGGTTGATCGTCGCCTTGACACTCGCGGTGGAGCCCCGCGCCGCGGCGGATGAAGTGGACGACGCCGTTGTCGGACCGCCGGCCGCGGACGGAAGTTTCGTCGTGGCCAGCGGGCAGTACGTCCGTCCCGCGGGGCAATCCTTGGCGTTCGGCGGCCGGCCGGTCGACCTCGTACTCTCGCCGGATGGCCGCACGCTGTATGCGAAAGACAACCGCGGACTGCTGGTGCTGAACACCGCCGACTGGACGCTGCGTCAAACACTTCCCTTTGGCGAAGCTGGCGGCTCGCTACACGGCATCGCTGTATCGCAAGATGGGAAACACGTGTATGCGACCGACGCGGCGCGGACCCTGTTCGAGGGCGCCGTCGGCGGCGACGGGCTGGTGACCTGGACGCACAGCATCGATCTGCCCGGGCCGGAACAAGATCCAGACAAGCGCGACGCGGCGGAGAACAACGCCTTCGGCTGCGGCATCGCATTGTCGACGGACGGCGCCACGGCTTACGTCTGTTTGTCCCGCAACAATACTTTGGGCGTGGTGAGCCTCGCGGAAGGCCGATTGATTCAAGAGATTCCGGTCGGCGTAGCGCCCTTCGACGTGGCGCTCAGCCCCGACGGCGCCACCGCCTATATCTCGAACTGGGGCGGACGCCGCGCGAAAACTGGGGAACGGACCGCGAAGTCGGCCGGCACCGACACCCTGATCGACGAACGCGGCGTGGCCTCCAGCGGCACCTTGGGAAAGATCGACTTGGAGCAAGGCGCCATGACGGCCGAAGTCGAAGTCGGCCTGCATCCCAGCGACTTGGAACTTGCGCACGACGGCGCGACGTTGTATGTGGCGAATGCGAATTCCGATACCGTGGCCTGCGTCTCCACTAACGACTTCAAGATCCTGGAAACGATCTCGACGCGACCGCTCGCGGAATTGCCGTTCGGTTCGATGCCGAACGCCATCGCACTTTCTCGCGACGGCCGGACGCTGTACGCGGCCAACGGCGGCAACAACGCCGTGGCCGTGATTCAACTTGCCGCCGCGCGCGGCGAAGCCAGCCGCTTACTCGGCTTCATCCCCACGGCCTGGTATCCCGGCGGCGTGGTCGTCGACGACACGCATCTGTACGTCGCGAACATCAAGGGAGAAGGTTCGCGCAACGAAGAGGAGCCGAACAAAGGTTGGAACAGCCACTGGCACCGCGGCACGATCACAAAATGTCCGCTGCCGTCCGCTGAGACATTGAAACAATACACGGAACAAGTCGTCGCGGACGCCCAGATTCCCGCCGTATTGCGGGCGTTGGAAAAGTCGCAAAGCAAAGTAGACGCTGTGCCAGTGCCAGCGAAGCAGGGCGAGCCGTCGGTGTTCGAGCACGTGATCTACGTCATCAAAGAGAACCGCACCTACGACCAGGTTTTCGGCGACTTTGCCCACACCAACGCCGATCCGTCGCTCTGCATCTTCGGTCGCGATGTCTCGCCGAATCACCACGCGATCGCCGAGCAGTTCGTGATTCTTGACAACTACTACTGCAACGGCGTCCTCTCCGCCGACGGGCACTCCTGGGCGACCGAAGGCAACGTCACCGACCATCTGGAAAAAGCCTTCGGCGGGTTCGCGCGGAGCTATACGTTCGGCGACGATCCGATCACCTATTCCTCGACAGGCTTCATCTGGGACAACGCACTGGGGCACGGGCTGTCGTTCCGCAACTATGGCGAATTCGACACCACCGAAACCGTGCCGAAGCAGGCCACGTTCCTGGAAATCTATCGCGACTACCAAAACAAGGCTGGCAAGATTCAGTTCCGCCACACGATCGGCATCGACCGGCTCCGGCAGTACAGCCATCCGGAATTTCAAGGTTGGAACATGAACATCAGCGACGTTCAGCGAATGGACGTCTTCCTCGAGGAATTCCGCAAGTTCGAGGAATCAGGCGCATTGCCCAATCTGATCATCATGACGTTGCCGCAGGATCACGGCTCCGGCATGTCGCCCGGCTCACCGACGCCGCGCGCACACATGGCGGACAACGACCTTGCGGTAGGGCGACTGGTCGAAGCCGTCTCGAAAAGCAAGTTCTGGCCGAAGACCTGCATCTTCATCAACGAGGATGATCCGCAGAACGGCTTCGATCACGTGGACGGACATCGTTCGATCTGCCTGGTCGTCAGCCCCTATACGAAGCGCGGCGAGGTGGTCAGCAAGTTCTACAATCAGACGTCCGTCATTCATACGATCGAGCGGATGCTCAGCCTGCCGCCGATGAATCAGATGGACGCCCTCGCGCCGCTGATGAGCGATTGCTTCGTCGCTGCGCCGGACTTGACTCCGTACGCTGTGCTGCCGAACAACATTCCGCTCGACGAGTTGAATCCGGCGATGGCGCAGCTCGGTCCGCAAGAAAGGCACTGGGCCGAGCTAAGCCTGAAACAGGACTTCACCAAGGTCGATCGCGCCGACGAAGATTCGCTGAACCGCATTATCTGGCACGCGGTCAAAGGAGTCGACGCGCCGTATCCGGCCGATTGGGCGGGTCCGCACGGTAAAGGGCTCGCCTCGCTGGGACTCTCCTTCGATCCAAACGCGGAAGACGAGGAAGAGGAAGAAGAGGAACGTGAGCGCGCCGAACGTGAAGCGGAAGGCGTAGCGGACGAGGACTAA
- a CDS encoding acyltransferase has protein sequence MSTRYYTLDHWRGLACLMVVVSHSLGPAVWRGTIGVVPPLGRMGVGIFFAISGYCIAAAVDSSRKKEHSFGHFMFRRFRRIFPPYWAALLLMLTLHLAQQGMPKVWPSHWMVLGNLTLTESWRYLVVGPSESQMFLTQAWTLCHEEQFYLTCGLLLLLPQRAFLSIVIGLCGLTVGVIVADRVGLVDLTGVVFAGTWLSFAPGVFVFHALHSKSRWEVWASRAGILLAVIGGCAIWNESVGIASGCFFSAVMLGLHRFDKSIAGMQSLTWLYRCGVASYSLYLTHTIVCDPVQRWLREHGLSSPAERLLIVVPICVAGSLLLAWPFHVFIERRFMPAAKPVGSQADDGEHKHRSEVVSVQTVAS, from the coding sequence ATGAGCACGCGGTACTATACTCTCGACCACTGGCGAGGCCTCGCCTGCCTGATGGTGGTTGTTTCGCACTCGTTGGGCCCGGCTGTTTGGCGCGGGACCATTGGAGTTGTTCCACCGCTAGGCAGGATGGGCGTGGGGATCTTTTTTGCGATCTCAGGGTACTGCATTGCCGCCGCGGTCGACTCGTCGCGAAAAAAGGAACATAGTTTCGGCCATTTCATGTTTCGCCGCTTTCGGCGCATCTTCCCACCGTACTGGGCAGCGCTCCTATTGATGCTGACCCTCCACTTGGCACAACAAGGGATGCCGAAAGTTTGGCCGTCCCATTGGATGGTGCTGGGGAATCTCACGCTTACCGAGAGTTGGCGCTACCTGGTAGTTGGCCCAAGTGAATCGCAAATGTTTCTCACACAGGCCTGGACGCTCTGTCACGAAGAACAGTTCTACTTGACCTGCGGCCTCTTACTGCTGCTGCCGCAACGAGCGTTTCTCTCGATCGTAATTGGACTTTGCGGGCTGACTGTCGGTGTGATCGTGGCGGATCGGGTGGGACTCGTGGACCTAACCGGCGTGGTATTCGCGGGGACGTGGTTATCCTTTGCGCCCGGCGTGTTTGTATTCCATGCTTTGCATAGCAAGTCGCGCTGGGAGGTATGGGCCAGCCGGGCTGGAATTCTGTTGGCGGTGATCGGCGGCTGCGCCATCTGGAACGAATCGGTAGGCATTGCGTCGGGCTGTTTTTTCTCGGCTGTCATGCTCGGGCTGCATCGCTTTGACAAGTCAATCGCCGGGATGCAATCGCTGACTTGGCTCTACCGCTGCGGAGTAGCCAGCTATAGCTTGTATCTGACGCACACGATCGTTTGCGATCCAGTGCAACGCTGGCTGCGCGAGCACGGGCTAAGTTCACCTGCCGAGCGATTGCTGATTGTTGTGCCGATCTGCGTTGCAGGCTCCCTGTTGCTCGCCTGGCCGTTTCACGTCTTTATTGAGCGGCGCTTTATGCCCGCGGCAAAACCCGTGGGATCACAGGCGGATGATGGAGAACATAAACATCGGTCCGAGGTCGTCTCTGTTCAAACCGTGGCGTCGTAG
- a CDS encoding serine/threonine protein kinase: MTASTERTEGQSPDERRQAIELSLRRTRPPGQAPGFEPQEFLGAGAYGEVWVAIDRNTGRRVAIKFYSHHGGLDWSLLTREVEKLRFLFADRYVVQLIAVGWDADPPYYVMEYVERGSLAKRLGEVGRLPVEEATRVFRDVAIGLVHAHGKGVLHCDLKPANVLLDQDGRPRLADFGQARLSHEQTPSLGTLFYMAPEQADLQAAPDARWDVYALGALLYTMLVGEPPHRSPRTVTALEQPSGLAHRLERYRELLRNDPLPDAHRKTPGVDRALAEILERCLEIDPDNRYPNVQAVLDALRARDARRSRQPLILLGALGPLLLMAVMAFFAWRGFEAAYKVADQELTKKALDSKQYYARFVANAAAYELERRFELVEDIAAESEFRQRLAPLIDDEALRPTMERLSASAFAVPDNQLTPTLRAEQTALQETLLENQARLYLEDYFQQKLSNVRGIKVASWFFTDTRGLQIVRVPSNRVNIGSNFGWRTYFHGGPLEQPSTWRPGPNDHVQETQLSAVFQSTSSNLWVVGISTPVYRGDEFLGVLALTVEVGQFADLRGSGQNREFAVMVDGRTSNPGVIVQHELFTKLLEQKRGEFLRRFRDYRVPIEQIGDTEDRYQDPFAKDLLGADYRGDWLAAKTPVRVRDEETGLFVIVQERYDEAIGEALSPLKRAAITRSLLGVAAMVIIVTGLWAYVMRSWNQSTSVDDLRDEGALRPTKDDPTLDLRAREETRTERSD; this comes from the coding sequence GTGACCGCGTCCACCGAACGTACCGAAGGGCAGTCTCCCGACGAACGGCGTCAGGCGATCGAATTGAGTCTGCGGCGCACCCGGCCGCCGGGGCAGGCCCCTGGTTTCGAGCCCCAGGAGTTCCTCGGCGCGGGGGCCTATGGCGAGGTTTGGGTGGCGATCGACCGCAACACCGGGCGGCGCGTGGCTATCAAGTTCTACTCGCATCATGGGGGACTCGACTGGTCGCTGCTGACGCGCGAGGTCGAAAAGCTGCGATTCCTGTTCGCCGATCGCTACGTCGTGCAACTGATCGCCGTCGGCTGGGATGCCGATCCTCCCTACTACGTCATGGAATACGTGGAGCGCGGCTCGCTCGCTAAACGCTTGGGCGAGGTCGGGCGGTTGCCGGTCGAAGAGGCGACGCGTGTGTTCAGGGACGTAGCCATCGGGCTAGTGCACGCCCACGGCAAGGGCGTGCTGCACTGCGATCTCAAGCCGGCCAACGTGTTATTAGATCAAGACGGTCGACCCCGGCTCGCCGATTTCGGCCAGGCACGGCTCTCGCATGAGCAAACTCCCTCGCTTGGTACGCTGTTTTATATGGCGCCGGAGCAAGCCGATCTCCAAGCGGCGCCCGACGCACGGTGGGACGTCTACGCGCTTGGGGCTTTGCTGTACACGATGCTTGTTGGCGAGCCGCCGCATCGTTCGCCCCGCACGGTCACGGCCCTGGAGCAGCCCAGCGGCCTGGCGCACCGGTTGGAACGCTATCGTGAACTGCTGCGCAATGACCCGCTTCCCGACGCCCATCGCAAAACGCCGGGCGTCGATCGGGCGCTGGCGGAAATCCTGGAACGGTGCCTGGAGATCGATCCCGACAATCGCTATCCCAACGTACAGGCGGTGCTCGATGCCTTGCGTGCGCGCGACGCCCGGCGGTCGAGACAACCGTTGATCTTGCTCGGCGCCTTGGGCCCGCTGTTGTTGATGGCGGTGATGGCATTTTTTGCCTGGCGCGGTTTCGAGGCCGCATATAAGGTCGCCGATCAGGAGCTGACGAAAAAAGCTCTGGACAGCAAGCAGTACTACGCGCGGTTCGTGGCGAACGCCGCGGCGTACGAATTGGAACGCCGCTTCGAACTGGTGGAAGACATTGCCGCGGAGAGCGAGTTTCGTCAGCGTCTCGCTCCGTTGATCGACGACGAGGCGCTGCGGCCAACCATGGAGCGACTCAGCGCTTCGGCATTCGCCGTTCCCGACAATCAACTCACTCCAACGTTGCGGGCGGAACAGACCGCACTGCAGGAGACGTTGCTGGAGAATCAAGCCCGGTTGTATTTGGAAGATTATTTCCAGCAAAAACTCAGCAACGTCCGCGGCATCAAAGTGGCGAGCTGGTTTTTCACCGACACGCGGGGCCTTCAAATCGTCCGCGTACCGTCGAATCGAGTGAACATCGGCTCGAACTTCGGTTGGCGCACCTATTTTCATGGCGGCCCGCTGGAGCAGCCCTCGACGTGGCGACCCGGCCCGAACGATCACGTCCAAGAGACGCAACTCTCGGCGGTGTTTCAAAGTACCAGCTCGAATCTTTGGGTCGTCGGCATTTCCACGCCCGTCTATCGCGGCGACGAATTCTTGGGCGTGCTGGCGCTCACGGTCGAAGTCGGGCAGTTCGCCGATCTGCGAGGCAGTGGGCAGAATCGCGAGTTCGCGGTGATGGTCGACGGCCGAACGAGCAACCCGGGCGTCATCGTCCAGCACGAGTTGTTCACGAAGCTACTGGAACAAAAGCGCGGCGAGTTCTTGCGCCGTTTCCGTGACTATCGCGTGCCGATCGAGCAGATCGGCGATACCGAGGACCGCTATCAAGACCCGTTCGCCAAAGACCTGCTCGGCGCCGATTACCGCGGCGATTGGCTGGCGGCAAAGACACCGGTCCGCGTGCGCGACGAGGAGACCGGGCTCTTCGTGATCGTGCAGGAACGCTACGACGAAGCGATCGGCGAGGCCCTTTCGCCTCTCAAACGGGCCGCCATTACGCGCAGCCTGCTGGGCGTGGCGGCCATGGTAATCATCGTCACAGGACTCTGGGCCTACGTGATGCGTTCTTGGAATCAATCCACCAGCGTTGACGACCTGCGCGACGAGGGCGCCTTGCGTCCGACGAAAGATGACCCCACGCTGGACTTGCGGGCACGCGAAGAAACTCGCACGGAGCGGTCGGACTAA
- a CDS encoding amidohydrolase family protein produces the protein MKSIFVRLSGVVFCLALFADGASAQPAAPQLDGREGRDLALDQFRPRSMLQLKQHETRRAKFPVVDVHLHGRIKLEQSAEALDDYVRIMDEQNIAVSVSLDGHWGEEIDEHLRFLNGRHSGRFVTFANIDWQGAGRTDEPATWDCNQPDFAQRVVERLRDAKQRGASGVKIFKQFGLGYRNADGSLLKIDDPRFDPIWRACGELGLPILIHVADPAAFFEPIDQHNERWEELNRHPEWSFYGPQWPRREALLQAFIAIVERHPQTVFIGAHVAGNAEDLRAVGAWLEKYPNLNVEIAARIAELGRQPYSSRKFFLDHADRILFGTDGPRSRERLYPHWRMLETWDEYFPYANEPFPPQGLWNIDGLGLPDDVLRKVYYVNACRIIPGVKALVDTRLPAIEK, from the coding sequence ATGAAATCGATTTTCGTGCGACTTTCCGGCGTGGTATTCTGCCTCGCGCTGTTTGCGGACGGCGCTTCTGCGCAGCCGGCGGCTCCGCAGCTGGATGGCCGCGAGGGGCGGGATTTGGCGCTCGATCAGTTTCGCCCGCGGTCGATGCTGCAATTGAAGCAGCACGAAACTCGGCGCGCCAAGTTTCCGGTCGTGGACGTGCATCTCCATGGGCGTATCAAGTTGGAGCAGTCCGCCGAGGCGCTCGACGACTATGTGCGGATCATGGACGAGCAGAATATCGCCGTTTCGGTCAGTCTTGACGGCCATTGGGGCGAGGAGATCGACGAGCATCTCCGCTTTCTAAACGGGCGGCATTCCGGACGGTTCGTTACGTTCGCCAATATCGATTGGCAAGGCGCGGGGCGCACCGACGAACCGGCGACGTGGGATTGCAATCAACCGGACTTCGCCCAGCGGGTCGTGGAACGCCTCCGTGACGCCAAGCAGCGCGGCGCGAGCGGCGTGAAGATCTTCAAGCAATTTGGGCTCGGCTACCGCAACGCCGACGGTTCGCTGCTCAAGATCGACGACCCTCGCTTCGATCCGATTTGGCGGGCGTGCGGTGAGTTGGGTCTGCCGATCTTGATTCATGTCGCCGACCCTGCCGCGTTTTTCGAGCCGATCGATCAACACAATGAACGCTGGGAGGAATTGAACCGCCATCCGGAATGGAGTTTCTACGGGCCACAGTGGCCGCGGCGCGAAGCACTACTTCAGGCGTTTATCGCGATCGTGGAACGTCACCCGCAGACGGTGTTCATTGGCGCGCACGTGGCGGGGAATGCGGAGGATTTGCGCGCGGTTGGCGCGTGGCTGGAGAAATATCCGAATCTGAATGTCGAAATCGCCGCCCGCATCGCCGAATTGGGACGGCAACCGTATTCGTCGCGCAAGTTTTTCTTGGATCACGCGGACCGTATCCTGTTCGGCACCGACGGCCCGCGCTCGCGCGAACGGCTCTATCCGCACTGGCGGATGCTGGAAACTTGGGATGAGTATTTTCCTTACGCGAACGAACCGTTCCCGCCGCAAGGCTTATGGAACATCGACGGACTCGGCCTGCCGGACGATGTCCTGCGCAAGGTGTACTATGTGAACGCCTGTCGGATTATTCCCGGCGTCAAAGCGCTTGTCGACACTCGGTTGCCGGCGATCGAGAAATAG
- a CDS encoding response regulator yields MLLVDDDPSMLKLIRAIVERSFPDQISVEVAEDLRIARRMIESSPVDIVITDMEMPGVNGLEIVRCAKRRNAYTQALMLTGHSTVDLLLDAMELGATDYLLKPLDKDELIVVLTETINRLTRWRKALSNTYATRQKAAQETVAQTAT; encoded by the coding sequence ATGCTGCTCGTGGACGACGATCCGAGCATGCTCAAATTGATTCGGGCCATTGTCGAGCGGTCGTTTCCCGATCAGATCTCGGTCGAGGTCGCGGAAGATCTGCGCATTGCCCGGCGGATGATCGAATCGAGTCCGGTGGACATTGTGATCACCGACATGGAAATGCCGGGCGTCAACGGCCTGGAAATTGTCCGTTGTGCGAAGCGGCGCAACGCCTATACGCAAGCGCTGATGTTGACCGGCCACTCCACGGTCGACTTGCTGCTCGACGCGATGGAACTCGGGGCGACCGACTACTTGTTGAAGCCGCTCGACAAAGACGAACTGATCGTCGTCCTCACGGAGACGATCAATCGGCTGACGCGCTGGCGCAAGGCCCTCAGCAATACCTACGCGACGCGCCAAAAAGCCGCGCAAGAAACTGTCGCCCAGACCGCTACGTAG
- a CDS encoding DUF1559 domain-containing protein, producing MPISFICPHCGRHTDVSEKFAGMTGPCAGCGRPVAIPSVAEWQEQKHEQPAGKGAVGLAVGGLIAVVLCLLAAAFVVPTLLRLQTQAQLGTTETNLKVIAGAMQAYHDVWGSFPPAVTLGPDGSPYHSWRVLLLPYLERDDLYVRYNLREPWDSPNNRSLARLIPDVYSNGTPDGQGRTQFVVVIGERTMFPPGTTTSRADAIKGMGGTVLVVESSYSPVEWIAPEDLAFDSMSFKINDSQGTSLSGDQPEGALVAFVDGSTALLSEQTTSEPAVQSLLLRDASPFGGSAAGVAAIYAPAMDITRMFEPVSFTELANQGIHEDLHGGRAGNNLGTLNPGEQVLGGVNFNVPDRVLCLGHKDGTAAHFPDRIDGIEIGETCERLHFLHATGWPAPKDGVPIGHYEVHYADGGVEMMPIVYGVDVRDWWDADGTKAVDRGRMVWTGSNQAIGQQSPGAPQIRLFLTSWDNPRPETPIETIDYVSYRETECAPFCVAITIDNPRDRPEEKSSATTTPEEPPTPANAFATPAEPAATSESPASTETTEEAPKDEAAEQAREQVTPSESTP from the coding sequence ATGCCGATTTCGTTTATCTGCCCGCATTGCGGGCGACACACGGACGTGTCCGAAAAGTTCGCCGGAATGACCGGTCCTTGCGCCGGTTGCGGCCGCCCAGTGGCGATTCCCAGTGTCGCGGAGTGGCAGGAGCAGAAGCACGAGCAGCCTGCGGGCAAGGGCGCCGTTGGCTTGGCCGTGGGCGGCCTCATCGCCGTGGTGCTGTGCCTGCTGGCCGCGGCTTTCGTGGTTCCCACGCTGCTCCGATTGCAGACTCAGGCTCAACTGGGCACGACGGAAACCAATCTCAAGGTCATTGCCGGGGCGATGCAGGCCTACCACGACGTCTGGGGGAGCTTTCCGCCGGCCGTGACGTTAGGGCCGGATGGAAGCCCGTACCATTCGTGGCGCGTGTTGCTACTCCCGTATCTGGAGCGCGACGATCTTTATGTCCGCTACAACCTGCGCGAACCGTGGGATAGCCCAAACAATCGCTCCTTGGCGAGATTGATTCCGGACGTCTACAGCAACGGCACGCCCGATGGCCAGGGACGCACGCAGTTCGTGGTGGTGATCGGCGAGCGCACAATGTTTCCCCCTGGAACCACCACTTCGCGGGCCGATGCGATTAAAGGCATGGGGGGCACCGTGCTGGTCGTCGAGTCGTCCTACAGTCCAGTGGAATGGATCGCGCCAGAAGACCTCGCCTTTGACAGCATGAGCTTCAAGATCAACGATTCGCAAGGAACGAGCCTTTCGGGCGATCAACCGGAAGGCGCCCTCGTCGCCTTCGTCGATGGCAGCACCGCGCTACTTTCGGAGCAGACCACGTCAGAACCCGCGGTGCAAAGTTTGCTGCTGCGAGACGCATCGCCGTTTGGCGGCAGCGCCGCTGGCGTGGCCGCGATCTACGCGCCCGCGATGGACATCACACGCATGTTTGAGCCGGTTTCGTTCACGGAACTCGCGAACCAGGGCATCCATGAAGACCTACATGGCGGCCGCGCAGGGAACAACCTGGGGACGCTCAATCCGGGCGAGCAAGTTTTGGGCGGCGTCAACTTCAACGTACCGGACCGCGTGCTTTGCCTCGGCCACAAGGACGGCACCGCGGCGCATTTTCCGGATCGCATTGACGGCATTGAGATCGGCGAAACCTGTGAGCGCCTCCACTTTTTGCACGCCACGGGCTGGCCGGCGCCGAAGGACGGCGTACCCATCGGACACTACGAAGTTCACTACGCTGACGGAGGCGTCGAAATGATGCCGATCGTCTACGGTGTCGACGTGCGCGATTGGTGGGACGCCGATGGCACTAAGGCCGTCGATCGGGGGCGAATGGTTTGGACCGGCTCGAACCAGGCGATTGGTCAGCAGAGTCCAGGCGCACCGCAAATTCGGCTGTTCCTCACCAGTTGGGACAATCCTCGACCCGAGACGCCGATCGAAACGATCGACTACGTTTCCTATCGCGAGACAGAATGTGCGCCGTTCTGCGTGGCGATCACGATCGACAATCCGCGCGATCGGCCTGAAGAAAAGTCGAGCGCGACGACCACTCCGGAGGAGCCGCCAACGCCAGCTAACGCGTTCGCAACGCCTGCGGAACCAGCCGCGACTTCCGAGTCGCCAGCGTCGACCGAGACAACGGAAGAGGCGCCGAAGGACGAAGCTGCCGAGCAAGCGCGTGAGCAAGTGACGCCGTCCGAATCGACGCCATAG